GCCTGGAGGTGATGCTCGGGCACGGGGGGGCTTGGGCATGGGGGCTGCTTGGGCATGGGGGAATGCTTGGGGCTTGGAGGTGATGCTCGAGCACGGGGGGTGCTTGTGCAAGGGGGTGATGCTCAGGCATGAGGGATGTTTGGGGGTGGAGGTGATACTCAGGCATGGGGGTGATGCTCTGATACAGGGAGTGTGCAGGCTCGGGGGGATGCTCATATATAGGGGATTTTCAGGCACGATTTTCAGGGGATGCTCAGGTGTGAGGCGGTGCTTGGGCATGGTGTGGGAAGATGCCTGAGCGTAGGATGTGCTTGTGCGTGGTGGAGGATTCTCATGCTGGGTGGCAGATGTCAGTCATGCCCTGGATTGGGTGCTTAGACCCATGGGATTGGGGGTGGTTAGGCCAGTAGGATTGTTCATGCATAGGGGGGATGCTTTGGGTGCCTGGCAGGGGAATGTGCATGCCTGGGGGATTCCCATGGAGAGGGGTGCAGGCACCCTCTGTCCCCCTCACCTGGGTGCTTGCAGTTGAGGTTGAGCACAAGGCCCTAGCCCAGTGCGACATCAAGCGCACACTGCACTTGGCTCCTCACAGGGGCTTCAGCTATGTGGACCTGGTGGAGGGTCTGCGGGATGGGCGCTTCTATGCCCTGAAGCGCATCCTGTGCCACGACAAGGAGGACCGTCAGGCTGCCCTGCACGAGGTAGAGATGCATGGCCTCTTCGACCACCCCAACATCCTGCGCCTGGTGGCCCACTGCATGGTGGAGAAGGGTACCAAGCATGAAGCCTGGCTCCTCCTGCCCTATGTGAAGGTGAGGGGGACTCCCCtggctgcccccacccccttgCCACCAGGAGTGGCAGTAACTGCTGGCTTGCGTTTGCCAGGGGGGGACCCTGTGGAGCGAGGTGGAAGCACTGCGAGAGAAAGGGACTTTCATGCCAGAGCAGCGGATCCTCCTCATCCTCCATGGCATCTGCCGTGGGCTGCAAGCCATCCACAGCAAGGGCTATGCACACAGGTGGGAGGGGTGGCAGCCCCAGCTTGGAGGGGTTGGCAAGGGGCCGAGTGGGCGCTCGGTGATGTCCATCCCCGCAGGGACCTCAAGCCCACGAACGTGCTACTGGATGAGCATGACCAGCCTGTACTGATGGACCTGGGCTCCATGAACCAAGCTCGCATCGAAGTCAACAGCTCCCGGGAGGCCATGGCTGTGCAGGTGGGTGGCCTGGGACATCACCCCACCAgtctgtccctgccccaggctgtTCATCCCCACCCTCACCTTCCTCCCTGTAGGACTGGGCTGCCCAGCGCTGCACCATCTCCTACCGTGCCCCTGAGCTCTTCATGGTGCCGAGCCAGTGCATCATAGATGAACGCACAGATATCTGGGTAAGGATCCAGCCCCCTggcccccatcccaccaccgTGGGACTGCCCTGACCCTGCTGTGCTCCAGTCCTTAGGCTGTGTGCTGTACTGCATGATGTTTGGGGAAGGCCCCTATGATGCCATCTTCCAGAAAGGCGACAGCGTGGCTCTGGCAGTGCAGAACCCCATCACCATGCCCCCCACAAgcaggtgaggggctggggagggtgaCCCTGCTCCCAGACAGCCCCCTGTGCTTTGCACCACATGGACTTCTCCTCACCATCTTCCCTCCAGGTACTCGCCTGGCTTGCAGCGCCTGCTCTCCTCCATGATGACTGTGAACCCCCAGGAGCGACCAAGTATAAATGATGTCCTCCACcagctggaggggctgcagccagcaccggCGGGACAGGACACCACACAGATCTGAGCCTgtcccaccccacagcagcgATACGGCTGAGCcagggggaaaagcagctgtgctcGTCCCTGCTCCCCCGGGGAGCTGTTGCAGAGGGCATTGCTGCACGtgagggagagctgctgctccatGCCGGAGGTGTGTTGGATTTGGAGTGTTCTGTGccctggatgctgctgcctgaggCTTGGTCTGTGCCCCAGGACTGCAGATGTGTGACCTGCTGCTAAACACGGGGCCCTcactggctgctgcctcccccaggagcagcagatgaGGATGCTGTGAGACCtctcctgggtgctgctgctgcatccccacagctctgcaccccAGGAGGGTTGCTCCTGCCTGGGGTAGAGCTGTGGTCTGggtcccagtgctgtgctggagcaaggCAGGGGGGAGCCAGCGCCTGCTCCACCACAGCTCTCAGCGCCAACGTTGCCTTGTGTTTGGAGTAAAAGATGTTCTTGCAGAGGTGTGGATGTGTCTGTCTGCTGGGAGGGAGTCCTGCCAGGGGCACAGGGAGAGTAGGGCATGCTGTCTTCAACAAGCAGCCAAGCACTGCCGGAGGGGAAGGGCAGCGGAGGTCAGCCgtggcagggcagcacagccgGAGCATTAGCAGTAAGCAGGGAGAGTTAATCCCCAGCCCCAGAACACTCTTGATGGGAGTTACCACGTCCAAATGCAGTaggagccaggctctgctgttcAGAGCCTCTGGGGCTGGACACTGTGGGAAGGGGCTCAGCACAGCGCAGgtaggcaggcaggcagtggcaggagTACAGGCAGAACTTTTCAGCTGCTCAAGGAGCGGGAGATGGCTGCCCAGGCTTGGGAGCTGCTACAGCTTGGAAGGCAGGTGCAGCAgccctgttctgctgagaaCAAGCAGAGCCTGGGGACAGCATGACTacccctgtgctggggacaccCCCAGCCTGGTGGGCACCCTTGGCTGGAAGGTCTCACCGGGACATGCAGCAGTTGGGCTTCCCACAGAgagggggtaaaaaaaaaaaaaaaaaaaaaaagatgcagacaaACAGTTTCACAGGGAGCATTCCCCTCCTTTAATCCTCTCACCACAACATAGCAgtaaagcagctgcagaggttCATGCCGTGCTGGATACCCTTGCAGAGTGCAcctgctgcactgcagagcCAGGCATGCCCCTTGTCCCATACTGTGGCCACAGAGACAGGGGTGCCAGGCTGTTCCCATTGCTTCAACCACTGTCCGTCCACTTGAGCCCACCTACCCTTGGGCTGCACAGGGGGAGAagtcccagcagctgctgatcTTTTCCTGCTCAGGCTAAACCTGCTCCCCTAAGATCCAGGATACAACACAGGGCCACACACCATGGGGCCATACACCAC
The DNA window shown above is from Falco naumanni isolate bFalNau1 chromosome 8, bFalNau1.pat, whole genome shotgun sequence and carries:
- the STK16 gene encoding serine/threonine-protein kinase 16 is translated as MGQALCVCSRGTVSLGGARYLLLHRLAEGGFSYVDLVEGLRDGRFYALKRILCHDKEDRQAALHEVEMHGLFDHPNILRLVAHCMVEKGTKHEAWLLLPYVKGGTLWSEVEALREKGTFMPEQRILLILHGICRGLQAIHSKGYAHRDLKPTNVLLDEHDQPVLMDLGSMNQARIEVNSSREAMAVQDWAAQRCTISYRAPELFMVPSQCIIDERTDIWSLGCVLYCMMFGEGPYDAIFQKGDSVALAVQNPITMPPTSRYSPGLQRLLSSMMTVNPQERPSINDVLHQLEGLQPAPAGQDTTQI